From a single Planctellipticum variicoloris genomic region:
- a CDS encoding WD40 repeat domain-containing protein has protein sequence MKPASLLILLAALSIAGSWPGAIHADEAVLPPGDTAPVLRLETGGPRSYVSGLAFSPDGQQLYATGWDKAVQVWNRNAAGLLEYSAGATLRVPTGAGLYGGLNALALSPDGKWLATAGQGHTRDMSGERNVGWVLPAGTLSSAAQVDEGLIYVFNTATRQTRLLRGHRGPVQSLAFVRDSASNPPELVSIAEERNDGATGVRPRIRYWDVAGGKELAQLDRVPDASGKDWQPLPDLMGFRPGLTAWSTGADPRQARVALAWGDDQFRVWDVRTGQVAGVKSNPNVLTVLPLSTGGDRLLTGAHAEVGVWSLRPAADGRLAGITRQQFQPAQIDSIQGKVQNLPGAVALIPEGNGRPAHVALIVTRYLPDGRGEYRLTLATAAAPFRTVREVLLPWQAELRQPSLAVSADGRQLAVAGNERNEIEAFPVDELLAGGNPRPQVLGSVGLAFRDAAFVQSGDGEWGLLLSEAERNEAGEFPSEALVLNVRDRRIERRTDAWRLANADAAGWSADRSKSGVLTLHRPDQPDLELKLDESHVVTAWAFCPQSAQCPAPLVAVATHLRGQPLLQWYRGDTGEPVRWCVGHTGRIRSLSFSADGRMLLSVGEDRTVSLWTTTDLATRSLGKHGRIPGLVVQSQDQRNLVTAAPADLPIQVGDELVAVVRGGEAIALRSAREFYQFVLGQRPGDTVSLSLRRKGNVQTVQVPVGQAIDEVKALCSLFVTRGAGPDEWEWIGWHPLGNFDARGDGVDRWLGWHFNTGEPAQPARFAPVGEYRDSFYRRDLLQSLFDSQQLVVTTAEESPQITTWLRHRDGTPVRSDYDDRPQFSTGDIELVAEVRGVSERRLLGVTVAVDDADPMALQNGANQEWTADLSRIAWRRGVHRLTVRLRTPDRQVSRIDHVLYRPAGPVIDWEPPWKDELKTGDISVEATVTPGSEPVEVQLLLQKPGQDEQTVVRSWQTREPLKISEKLLIEPGENRLELVAWNATVPAEDRYLETARLASFARRAAPPMAPRIEVTEVAAVPENGEPLTLEQSEARYRTVWPRIRIRGRITAQGNIDRARLTTAEGIRDLTGFTAATVREFPFDETLTLRPGQQMLVVQSAVETASDEKRLFVAFEPPLPTIAAFDATAAPLQDLPNGTKAAPLVFYTGYHEPTAVVSAVLRGRIELPYRVVLRINETVVDGAMVQIDQSRPGEHRLTASMPLAGGRNVVTLRLENDGGQAPMSQSMDLEFRRPPEIAQIIAENGLVGKPLDLTCRIRSALPVTAVRLQIDEVGELTNFTLAPAPGTPGEWLLHAPQIGLAEGEHAIRITATNEEGVSLVPAVHKVRVERPAEKPPILTLMAPVPSASTLTVNSSRLEIRYAVKSAVPATVQLQVRSSGGKSEPRVIAADDVSIDGSAAVERIDLVEGVNEIELSAHNAGGFSEKQTFTVAYVPETISVEILSIGDLQPQRKNDGSGRFNQAAPSSRMRLRGRVVARGKDQLDGHLAARIWVNSFKLPTVHIVQDARQPNVGLFEADVVFNLPKNNRISVEVFRSEGRIAAELGCTNTLEIDCSAPEREQELYVLLLGVGDAEQMRTRARSALLEGALRAQPRSHQQTSQEVWTSDGFSRIHVHDGLNATPAAVQNRLRELVGTMLSNLSRGVKSGPQSIVMVYYQGQITLTDDNFAFGTSDRAITGRILEENLSRSYGSHLIFLDLEQKTESLEARDIWPRAPHLGIAVSNWRGPGAPPKDSRLISVLEQALPQTRVVRDLALKIDQQYAANRQQFPDQFETVNLLKDVYDLRIGAVE, from the coding sequence ATGAAACCCGCATCCCTGCTCATCCTGCTGGCTGCTCTGTCGATTGCCGGTTCCTGGCCCGGCGCGATTCATGCCGACGAGGCTGTCCTGCCGCCAGGCGACACCGCGCCGGTCCTGCGTCTGGAGACGGGCGGCCCGCGCAGCTACGTGAGCGGCCTCGCCTTCAGCCCCGACGGACAGCAGTTGTACGCGACCGGCTGGGACAAGGCGGTCCAGGTCTGGAATCGGAATGCCGCCGGTCTGCTGGAGTACAGCGCCGGCGCCACGCTTCGCGTTCCGACGGGGGCCGGCCTCTATGGAGGGCTGAATGCCCTTGCTTTGTCGCCGGATGGAAAGTGGCTTGCTACGGCCGGCCAGGGGCACACGCGCGACATGAGCGGAGAGCGAAATGTGGGGTGGGTGCTCCCCGCCGGGACGCTCAGCTCCGCGGCGCAGGTCGACGAAGGTCTGATCTACGTGTTTAACACCGCCACGCGCCAGACGAGGCTGCTGCGCGGACATCGCGGGCCGGTGCAGTCGCTGGCGTTCGTGCGCGACAGCGCGTCGAATCCCCCCGAGCTGGTGTCAATCGCCGAAGAGCGGAACGACGGAGCGACCGGCGTACGGCCTCGCATCCGCTACTGGGACGTCGCCGGCGGTAAGGAACTGGCCCAGCTCGATCGCGTTCCCGATGCATCCGGCAAGGACTGGCAGCCGCTCCCCGATCTGATGGGTTTTCGCCCCGGGCTGACCGCGTGGAGCACCGGCGCCGACCCGAGACAGGCCCGTGTTGCGCTCGCGTGGGGTGACGACCAGTTTCGCGTCTGGGATGTCCGGACCGGTCAGGTCGCGGGGGTGAAGTCCAATCCGAACGTGCTGACCGTTCTCCCGCTCTCGACGGGGGGCGACCGACTGCTGACGGGCGCTCATGCCGAAGTCGGCGTCTGGTCGCTGCGACCGGCGGCCGACGGCCGGCTGGCCGGCATCACTCGCCAGCAGTTTCAACCCGCGCAGATCGATTCCATCCAGGGAAAAGTGCAGAACCTGCCCGGCGCCGTGGCTCTCATTCCCGAAGGGAACGGCCGGCCGGCACACGTCGCCCTGATCGTGACGCGCTACCTTCCGGACGGACGGGGCGAATACCGCCTCACCCTCGCCACGGCCGCCGCTCCGTTTCGCACGGTTCGCGAAGTGCTGCTTCCCTGGCAGGCCGAGCTGCGTCAGCCGTCTCTCGCGGTTTCTGCGGACGGGCGGCAACTCGCCGTGGCAGGCAATGAGCGGAATGAAATCGAAGCCTTCCCCGTCGACGAACTGCTCGCCGGCGGAAATCCGCGGCCTCAGGTGCTCGGCAGCGTTGGCCTTGCATTTCGAGATGCGGCTTTCGTGCAGAGCGGAGACGGGGAGTGGGGCTTGCTGCTCAGCGAGGCCGAACGGAACGAGGCCGGCGAATTTCCCTCGGAGGCGCTGGTTCTGAATGTTCGAGACCGCCGCATCGAGCGTCGGACGGATGCCTGGCGTCTGGCGAATGCCGACGCCGCCGGCTGGTCCGCCGACCGCTCCAAGTCGGGAGTCCTCACGCTGCATCGACCCGATCAACCGGACCTGGAATTGAAGCTCGACGAGAGTCACGTCGTGACGGCGTGGGCCTTCTGTCCGCAGTCGGCCCAGTGCCCGGCGCCGCTGGTTGCCGTCGCGACTCATTTGCGGGGGCAGCCGCTGCTGCAATGGTATCGCGGAGATACCGGCGAACCTGTGCGGTGGTGCGTGGGGCATACGGGGCGGATTCGGTCGCTCTCGTTCTCGGCGGACGGTCGCATGCTGCTGTCAGTCGGCGAAGACAGAACCGTCTCGCTCTGGACGACGACCGATCTGGCGACGCGAAGCCTCGGCAAACATGGCCGAATTCCGGGTCTCGTCGTGCAGTCGCAGGATCAGCGCAACCTCGTCACCGCTGCGCCGGCCGATCTGCCGATCCAGGTCGGCGATGAGCTTGTCGCCGTGGTTCGCGGCGGCGAGGCCATTGCGCTGCGGTCCGCCAGAGAGTTTTATCAGTTTGTTCTCGGCCAGCGTCCCGGCGACACAGTATCGCTCTCTCTCCGACGCAAGGGGAATGTTCAGACGGTTCAGGTCCCGGTCGGTCAGGCGATCGACGAGGTCAAGGCGCTCTGTTCGCTGTTCGTCACGCGCGGGGCGGGACCGGACGAATGGGAGTGGATCGGCTGGCATCCGCTGGGGAATTTCGACGCGCGCGGCGACGGTGTCGATCGCTGGCTCGGCTGGCACTTCAATACGGGCGAACCCGCTCAGCCGGCGCGGTTCGCTCCGGTGGGTGAGTATCGCGACAGCTTCTACCGCCGCGATCTGCTGCAGTCCCTGTTCGATTCGCAGCAGCTTGTCGTGACGACGGCCGAAGAATCGCCGCAGATCACGACCTGGCTCCGCCACCGCGACGGGACTCCAGTCCGCTCCGACTACGACGACCGCCCCCAGTTCAGCACGGGCGACATTGAGCTGGTGGCCGAGGTGCGCGGAGTTTCGGAGCGTCGGCTGCTCGGCGTCACGGTCGCCGTCGACGACGCGGATCCGATGGCGCTGCAGAACGGGGCCAATCAGGAATGGACTGCCGACTTGTCGCGGATTGCGTGGCGACGCGGCGTGCACCGACTGACTGTTCGCCTGCGGACGCCGGATCGGCAGGTCTCCCGCATCGACCACGTGCTCTATCGCCCCGCCGGCCCGGTCATCGACTGGGAGCCTCCCTGGAAGGACGAGCTCAAGACGGGAGACATCTCGGTCGAGGCCACGGTGACTCCCGGTTCTGAGCCGGTCGAAGTCCAGCTCCTGCTGCAGAAGCCCGGCCAGGACGAGCAGACCGTCGTCCGCTCGTGGCAGACTCGCGAGCCGCTGAAGATTTCCGAAAAACTGCTGATCGAACCGGGTGAGAATCGCCTGGAGCTCGTTGCGTGGAATGCGACGGTACCCGCTGAAGACCGCTACCTGGAAACGGCGCGACTGGCGAGCTTTGCCCGGCGGGCGGCGCCGCCGATGGCGCCGCGCATCGAGGTGACGGAGGTCGCTGCGGTGCCGGAGAACGGCGAGCCGCTCACGTTGGAGCAGTCCGAAGCCCGATATCGCACGGTCTGGCCACGAATTCGCATTCGAGGCCGGATTACGGCACAGGGAAATATCGACCGGGCCCGGCTCACGACCGCGGAAGGGATTCGCGATCTGACGGGTTTCACGGCGGCGACCGTCCGGGAGTTCCCATTCGACGAGACCCTGACGCTCCGCCCCGGGCAGCAGATGCTCGTTGTTCAATCTGCCGTGGAAACGGCGTCCGATGAGAAGCGGCTGTTCGTCGCCTTCGAACCACCGCTCCCGACGATCGCAGCATTCGACGCGACGGCGGCGCCGCTTCAAGATTTGCCGAATGGGACTAAGGCGGCTCCGCTGGTCTTCTATACCGGTTATCACGAACCGACGGCGGTCGTTTCCGCCGTGCTGCGGGGACGGATCGAGCTGCCGTACCGGGTCGTTCTCCGCATCAACGAAACCGTCGTCGACGGCGCGATGGTGCAGATCGATCAGTCCCGGCCGGGCGAGCATCGCCTGACCGCCAGCATGCCGTTGGCCGGGGGGCGCAACGTGGTGACGCTGCGTCTGGAAAATGACGGCGGCCAGGCTCCTATGAGCCAGTCGATGGACCTGGAGTTCCGTCGCCCGCCGGAGATCGCTCAGATCATCGCGGAGAATGGTCTCGTTGGAAAGCCGCTCGACCTGACCTGCCGGATTCGGTCGGCCCTGCCCGTGACAGCCGTCAGGCTGCAGATTGACGAGGTTGGCGAGTTGACGAATTTTACGCTGGCCCCGGCCCCGGGGACTCCCGGCGAATGGCTGCTGCATGCTCCGCAGATCGGTCTGGCGGAAGGGGAGCATGCGATCCGCATTACCGCGACGAACGAAGAGGGGGTGTCGCTGGTTCCTGCCGTCCACAAAGTTCGCGTCGAACGACCGGCCGAGAAGCCGCCAATTCTGACTCTGATGGCGCCAGTTCCGTCGGCTTCAACGCTCACCGTCAACTCCAGCCGGCTGGAGATTCGCTATGCGGTCAAGTCGGCGGTCCCTGCGACTGTCCAGCTTCAAGTTCGCTCCAGCGGCGGCAAATCCGAGCCGCGCGTGATTGCCGCCGACGATGTCTCGATCGACGGTTCGGCGGCTGTCGAACGGATCGATCTCGTGGAAGGCGTCAATGAGATCGAACTTTCCGCGCACAACGCCGGAGGGTTCAGCGAAAAGCAGACTTTTACGGTGGCGTATGTGCCGGAGACGATTTCGGTGGAGATCCTCAGTATTGGCGACCTGCAGCCGCAGCGGAAGAACGACGGCTCGGGTCGCTTTAACCAGGCAGCGCCGAGTTCTCGAATGCGCTTGCGCGGACGGGTCGTCGCCCGCGGCAAGGACCAGCTCGACGGTCATCTGGCCGCCCGGATCTGGGTCAACAGCTTTAAGCTGCCGACGGTGCACATTGTCCAGGACGCCAGGCAGCCCAATGTCGGCCTGTTTGAAGCGGATGTGGTCTTCAACCTGCCGAAGAATAACCGGATCAGCGTGGAAGTGTTTCGTTCCGAGGGGCGAATCGCCGCGGAACTGGGCTGCACCAACACGCTCGAAATCGATTGCTCAGCTCCGGAACGCGAGCAGGAGCTCTATGTCCTGCTGCTCGGGGTCGGCGACGCCGAGCAGATGCGGACCCGCGCTCGTTCGGCGCTGCTCGAGGGGGCGCTCCGCGCACAGCCGCGATCGCACCAGCAGACGTCGCAGGAAGTCTGGACGTCCGACGGGTTTTCGCGGATCCACGTCCACGACGGACTCAACGCCACGCCCGCGGCCGTGCAGAATCGGCTGCGCGAACTGGTCGGGACGATGCTCAGCAACCTCTCTCGCGGGGTCAAGAGCGGCCCGCAATCCATCGTGATGGTCTACTACCAGGGGCAGATCACGTTGACAGACGACAATTTTGCGTTTGGAACTTCGGACCGCGCCATCACGGGGCGGATTCTCGAAGAGAACTTGAGCCGCAGCTACGGCTCGCATCTCATCTTTCTCGATCTCGAACAGAAGACGGAAAGTCTGGAGGCGCGGGACATCTGGCCGCGGGCGCCACATCTGGGGATCGCGGTCTCAAACTGGCGGGGGCCTGGAGCTCCGCCGAAGGATTCCCGCCTGATTTCGGTCCTCGAACAGGCTCTGCCTCAGACCCGCGTGGTCCGCGATCTGGCCCTGAAGATCGATCAGCAGTACGCCGCCAACCGGCAGCAGTTCCCCGATCAGTTCGAAACCGTCAACCTCCTTAAAGATGTCTATGACCTCCGAATCGGCGCCGTCGAGTAG
- a CDS encoding bifunctional serine/threonine-protein kinase/formylglycine-generating enzyme family protein, with translation MSIGELNAEDLDGLVGRELDGRYVLDQFVARGGFGAVYRGIDKKFNLPVAVKVGFSYREFMKEAKLAAEVRHDNIVQVSDYGNDNGLAYLVMEFLQGDDLERLFIRQGKQLTPEQLRKFVSEVGDALAHAHADHLIHRDLKPRNIILKEHRSKSGATSHAARFVLLDFGIAAKLDAEGTQRNRTQDGAGTVEYMAPELLKVSPVATPQSDIYAFGVLLYQVMTGQVPFPQSDTSHMALAACLNAIGNSPPPPFAAVAPDRKYPAAVEELVMQCLAKDPASRPQTMTEVRDRFLAAYAIAPKRQVDYSQTIRPSDLAETSAPGEYETAQPVRIPAPPRSSALWPWLVVTGICMISVASLVLFPEYWYRPRFDAFATLTVDRGDAVDPVLEETPLVLTAGESLDLTFAVEDLPHGTAPEFEAPDPPAGLKIDFNRGPIPATTRSIVVSAPNLDQPPGLMPPLVLRATAPGGDAPFEKQVRIEIRRPKLWLPDALQKAGFREGTDSRLCRVGDVIFASILERRVAGQSVRFRLVPETEVGSRRIKTFYVMEQLVTNRLFQEFAREVPDFEFEPRETGGRSWESADESPVTDLYVLEAQRFAQWIGGAYGSLPTTTEWELAAGYYDFLRVLEKRYGKPPADISPDELRGFGRVQDTIPALNVEVWIGTGPSECEFREPGGAALEQRSPYGCEYNRLRSGVWPTELTATLVDFANNEADLRDVCRRGIPGRNDRVLTDNLYHARLRGLGEESGVDKQLLWVKSVSNGLRVRRTDDLNDAGTVTLLPDGIARGDYIGFRVVLLPDDGAR, from the coding sequence ATGTCGATCGGCGAGCTGAACGCAGAAGATCTGGACGGCCTTGTCGGCCGCGAACTCGATGGTCGCTACGTGCTCGATCAGTTCGTCGCCCGCGGAGGGTTCGGTGCGGTTTATCGCGGCATCGACAAGAAGTTCAACCTTCCGGTCGCGGTCAAAGTCGGCTTCTCCTACCGCGAGTTCATGAAAGAGGCGAAGCTCGCCGCCGAGGTCCGCCACGACAACATCGTCCAGGTCAGCGACTACGGCAACGACAACGGCCTCGCCTACCTGGTGATGGAGTTCCTGCAGGGGGACGATCTCGAACGGCTCTTCATCCGTCAGGGGAAGCAGCTCACGCCGGAGCAGCTTCGCAAATTCGTCAGCGAGGTCGGCGATGCGCTGGCGCATGCGCATGCGGATCACCTGATTCACCGCGATCTGAAGCCGCGAAACATCATTCTCAAGGAACACCGCAGCAAGAGCGGGGCGACCAGCCACGCGGCCCGGTTCGTCCTGCTCGACTTTGGAATTGCGGCCAAACTCGACGCGGAAGGGACGCAGCGCAATCGGACGCAGGACGGGGCCGGGACCGTCGAGTACATGGCGCCGGAACTGCTGAAGGTCTCCCCGGTCGCGACGCCGCAGTCGGACATTTACGCGTTCGGCGTGCTGCTCTACCAGGTCATGACCGGGCAGGTGCCGTTTCCGCAAAGCGATACGTCGCACATGGCGCTGGCCGCCTGCCTGAACGCGATCGGCAATTCTCCGCCGCCGCCATTTGCCGCGGTTGCGCCGGATCGCAAGTATCCTGCGGCCGTCGAAGAGCTGGTCATGCAGTGCCTGGCCAAAGACCCGGCGAGCCGCCCGCAGACGATGACGGAAGTTCGCGATCGCTTCCTGGCCGCTTACGCAATTGCTCCGAAGCGACAGGTCGATTATTCGCAGACGATCCGTCCGTCCGACCTGGCGGAGACCTCCGCTCCCGGCGAATACGAAACCGCCCAGCCCGTGCGAATCCCGGCTCCGCCTCGATCGTCTGCGCTCTGGCCCTGGCTGGTGGTGACCGGCATCTGCATGATCTCGGTCGCCAGCCTCGTGCTCTTTCCGGAGTACTGGTATCGCCCCAGGTTCGACGCCTTTGCCACGCTGACCGTCGATCGGGGGGACGCCGTCGATCCCGTTCTCGAAGAGACGCCGCTGGTTCTGACGGCCGGCGAGAGTCTGGACCTGACATTTGCGGTCGAAGATCTCCCCCACGGAACGGCGCCCGAGTTTGAAGCTCCGGACCCTCCCGCCGGCCTGAAAATCGACTTTAACCGAGGCCCGATCCCGGCAACGACGCGGAGCATCGTCGTGTCGGCCCCGAATCTCGATCAGCCTCCCGGATTGATGCCGCCTCTCGTCCTGCGGGCGACCGCGCCGGGAGGGGACGCTCCGTTCGAGAAGCAGGTGCGCATCGAGATCCGACGTCCGAAGCTCTGGTTGCCGGACGCACTCCAGAAGGCGGGTTTTCGGGAAGGGACCGACTCTCGGCTCTGCCGGGTTGGCGACGTCATTTTTGCATCGATTCTGGAGCGGCGGGTCGCCGGCCAGTCGGTGCGATTTCGGCTGGTTCCGGAGACCGAGGTCGGCAGTCGCCGAATCAAGACGTTCTATGTCATGGAACAGCTCGTCACCAATCGACTGTTTCAGGAGTTCGCCCGTGAAGTGCCGGATTTCGAATTCGAACCGCGGGAGACTGGCGGGCGAAGCTGGGAGTCGGCGGATGAGTCTCCCGTGACGGACCTGTATGTGCTGGAGGCTCAGCGATTTGCCCAGTGGATTGGCGGGGCGTACGGCAGCCTCCCCACAACGACCGAATGGGAGCTTGCTGCGGGTTATTACGATTTCCTGCGCGTCCTGGAAAAGCGTTACGGCAAGCCCCCCGCGGATATTTCACCGGACGAGCTGCGGGGGTTCGGCCGGGTGCAGGACACGATTCCCGCGCTGAATGTCGAGGTCTGGATCGGCACGGGGCCTTCCGAGTGCGAGTTTCGCGAGCCGGGCGGCGCGGCTCTGGAGCAGCGATCGCCTTACGGGTGCGAATACAACCGCCTGCGCAGCGGAGTCTGGCCCACCGAACTGACTGCCACGCTGGTCGATTTTGCGAACAACGAGGCCGACCTTCGCGACGTCTGTCGCCGGGGGATTCCGGGCCGGAACGACCGCGTCCTGACCGACAATCTGTATCACGCGCGCCTGCGCGGCCTGGGGGAAGAGTCGGGCGTCGACAAGCAATTGCTGTGGGTCAAATCGGTCTCGAACGGGTTGCGGGTCCGCCGCACCGACGATCTGAATGATGCCGGGACCGTGACTCTGCTTCCGGATGGCATTGCCCGCGGCGACTACATCGGGTTCCGCGTGGTCCTGCTGCCGGACGACGGCGCCCGCTGA
- a CDS encoding IS5 family transposase translates to MDQGPSGRRWRPTRSGGKKEDADRRRGVGRSRGGLNTKIHAAVEKNGHLAAMHLSPGQDGDGPHGRALLESFEPGQIEHVIADTAYDGDETRDQIRKLQAKACIKPHKNRKTRKRYDKQRYKHRNQVERFFNRIKQFRRVATRYEKTLENFAGFVWLAALMVDVL, encoded by the coding sequence ATCGATCAAGGTCCATCTGGCCGCCGTTGGCGGCCGACGCGAAGCGGAGGAAAAAAAGAAGACGCGGACCGCCGTCGCGGCGTTGGCCGCTCTCGCGGAGGTCTGAACACCAAAATCCACGCGGCGGTGGAAAAGAACGGACATCTGGCGGCCATGCACCTGAGTCCCGGGCAGGACGGAGACGGCCCTCATGGCCGCGCGCTGCTCGAATCGTTCGAACCCGGACAAATCGAACACGTGATCGCAGATACGGCCTACGACGGAGATGAAACGCGAGACCAGATCCGGAAACTGCAGGCGAAAGCCTGCATCAAGCCCCACAAGAACCGCAAGACCAGGAAGCGCTACGACAAGCAGCGCTACAAACACCGCAACCAGGTGGAACGCTTCTTCAACCGCATCAAACAGTTTCGCCGCGTGGCCACACGTTACGAAAAGACCCTCGAAAACTTCGCCGGCTTCGTCTGGCTGGCGGCGCTCATGGTCGATGTCCTATGA
- a CDS encoding IS5 family transposase, protein MEDLAVPPRHALTDEQWDRIRNLLPGKPGDPGRSGEDNRLFVDAVLYVAKTGVPWRDLPERFGNWNSVWRRFDRWCENGVWEAVVRELGELDLEELQLDSTSIKVHLAAVGGRREAEEKKKTRTAVAALAALAEV, encoded by the coding sequence ATGGAGGACCTCGCAGTGCCGCCGCGACATGCTCTCACGGATGAACAATGGGATCGTATCCGGAATTTGCTTCCTGGAAAGCCGGGCGATCCCGGCCGGTCCGGGGAGGACAATCGGCTGTTCGTGGACGCCGTTTTGTACGTGGCCAAAACGGGAGTGCCCTGGCGCGATCTGCCGGAGCGTTTTGGCAACTGGAACTCCGTCTGGCGGCGGTTTGATCGCTGGTGCGAGAACGGGGTCTGGGAGGCCGTCGTCCGGGAGCTCGGCGAACTCGATCTTGAGGAACTGCAACTCGATTCGACATCGATCAAGGTCCATCTGGCCGCCGTTGGCGGCCGACGCGAAGCGGAGGAAAAAAAGAAGACGCGGACCGCCGTCGCGGCGTTGGCCGCTCTCGCGGAGGTCTGA
- a CDS encoding sigma-70 family RNA polymerase sigma factor, whose protein sequence is MDEPLAATERDQMVLDCQGLVRHLAMQLRSRTPAWIETDDLISYGQVGLLQAARDFDPGQGTKFSTFAFYRIRGAIFDGVNKLMWFRAARSPETRYEQMSDEVIQAAAGEPAAAAGQESLAAEASWFTRLASSLAVVYFAAADEPGGAVEVPDQSAEAPWSGLVQQETSVKLRDAMERLPPDAAALIRAVYYEDRTLQEAANRLGISKSWASRMHARALEQMGKSLRASSLDEAPD, encoded by the coding sequence ATGGACGAGCCCCTCGCCGCCACCGAACGCGACCAGATGGTCCTCGACTGTCAGGGGCTGGTTCGCCATCTGGCCATGCAGCTTCGTTCCCGCACACCGGCGTGGATCGAAACCGACGACCTGATCAGTTATGGCCAGGTCGGTCTCCTGCAGGCCGCCCGCGATTTCGATCCAGGGCAGGGGACCAAGTTTTCCACATTCGCTTTCTACCGGATTCGCGGCGCGATCTTCGACGGCGTGAACAAGCTGATGTGGTTCCGGGCGGCCCGCAGTCCGGAAACTCGCTACGAGCAGATGTCCGATGAAGTCATACAGGCCGCCGCGGGCGAGCCGGCTGCCGCCGCCGGACAGGAATCGCTGGCGGCCGAAGCGAGCTGGTTTACGCGATTGGCCAGTTCGCTGGCTGTGGTTTACTTCGCCGCGGCCGACGAACCCGGCGGCGCGGTGGAAGTTCCCGACCAGTCCGCCGAGGCGCCCTGGTCGGGCCTGGTTCAGCAGGAAACCAGCGTCAAGCTCCGGGACGCGATGGAACGGCTCCCCCCCGACGCGGCTGCGCTCATTCGGGCCGTGTACTATGAGGACAGAACCTTGCAGGAGGCGGCCAATCGGCTCGGCATCAGCAAAAGTTGGGCGAGCCGCATGCACGCCCGTGCTCTGGAGCAGATGGGAAAGAGCTTGCGAGCATCCTCGCTCGACGAGGCTCCCGACTAG